TGAATGGCAGACGGCGCGTGCGGATCAGGTGCACGATCAGCGTCTGCGACAGCAGACCTTCGACGAACCAGCCAGACTGGAACAACGTCTGATGCTCGGCACTGTTCGCACCGAACAGATGCCACATGGCGACGAACGTCAGCACGTCGAAAATCGAACTGATCGGGCCGAAGAACACCATGAAACGCGACAGATCCGACGGATTCCACTGCTGTGGCTTCGTCAGTTGTTCGGCGTCGACGTTATCGAACGGAATCGTCGTCTGCGACAGATCGTAGAGCAGATTCTGCGTGAGCAACTGCAACGGCAGCATGGGCAGGAACGGCAGGAAGGCGCTCGCAATCAGCACCGAGAAGACATTGCCGAAATTCGAGCTGGCCGTCATCTTGATGTACTTGAGCATGTTCGCGAACGTACGACGCCCCTCCATCACGCCCTGCTCCAGCACCATCAGGCTCTTTTCCAGCAGGATCAGATCGGCCGCCTCCTTGGCGATGTCGACCGCCGTATCCACCGAAATGCCGACGTCGGCCGCGCGCAGTGCCGGGGCGTCGTTGATGCCGTCGCCCATGAAACCCACGACGTGACCGTTCGCGCGCAGCATGCGCACGAGACGCTCCTTGTGCGCTGGCGTGAGCTTCGCAAAGACGTTGGCGCGCTCGACGGTCCGGGCAAGTTCGGCGTCGCTCATCGTTTCGATGTCGTCGCCCAGCACGCAGGCCGTCACCGGCAAGCCGACTTCGCGACAGACTTTCGCCGTCACGAGATCGTTGTCGCCCGTGAGCACCTTCACGTCCACGCCTGCGGCCGCCAACGCTTTGAGGGCCGGGGCTGTCGACTCCTTGGGCGGATCGAGGAAAGCGATGTAGCCAACGAGCACGAGTTCGCTTTCATCCGCGATGCTGTAGCTCTCGCGTACGGGCGGCAGATGACGCGTCGCCACCGCCACCACACGCAGCCCTTCGGCGTTCAGGTGGGCCGTGACGCGACGCAGTTGGGCGAGCACGTCCGGCGTGAGCGGTTCGACGTTTGCGCCGTGCTGCACGCGGTTGCACACCGCCATCACTTCTTCCACTGCCCCCTTGCAGATCAGTTCGTGGTGATCGCCGTTTTCACTCACGACCACCGACATGCGACGGCGCTGGAAATCGAACGGGATTTCGTCAATCTTGCGATAACGATTGACCACGTCCAGCCGCTGATGCAACTCGGCGTGATTGAGCACAGCGACATCGAGCAGGTTCTTCAGACCGGTCTGATAGAAGCTGTTGAGATACGCGTATTCGAGGACGTCTTCGGAGAAATTGCCCCACACGTCGGTGTGACGTTCCAGACATATCTTGTCCTGCGTGAGCGTGCCCGTCTTGTCGGTGCAGAGCACGTCCATCGCGCCGAAGTTCTGGATCGCGTCGAGCCGTTTGACGATCACCTTCTTGCGCGAGAGCACGACCGCGCCCTTTGCAAGCGTGGCCGTCACGATCATCGGCAGCATTTCAGGCGTGAGGCCGACGGCCACCGACAGCGCGAAGAGCGACGCTTCGAGCCAGTCGTGCTTCGTGAAACCGTTGATGAGCAGGACGATAGGCGTCATGACCAGCATGAAGCGGATGAGCACCCACGACACACGGTTCACGCCTTGCTGGAATGACGTGACGGTCGGTTGCTGCGCGCTCACGCGCTGCGCAAGCGAGCCGAAGAAGGTGCGACCGCCCGTAGCAACGACGACGGCCGTGGCCGAGCCGCTCACTACGTTCGTGCCCATGAACGCGAGGTTGTCGTAAGCGAGCGGGTTGCTGCCGCCACTACCACCGCTACCACCTGTCTGGCACGGATGCGCAAACTTCTCGACGGGCAACGCTTCTCCCGTGAGCGC
This window of the Pandoraea sputorum genome carries:
- the mgtA gene encoding magnesium-translocating P-type ATPase is translated as MQQALTLSERLIAVLGARLGLRFFRRRDMLETLDAPAHGHEAPPGLLEAARDAGPDLLARLRTTRDGLSDDEAATVRAHVGPNEVEHEKPLPWWRHLFNCYRNPFNLLLTALAAVSYATDDTEGTIIIASMVIISTVLRFVQEARSNKAAEKLKAMVSTTATVLRREPLIDGATEPENVRRLGRMGREIALADLVPGDIVLLAAGDMIPADVRILVAKDLFVSQSALTGEALPVEKFAHPCQTGGSGGSGGSNPLAYDNLAFMGTNVVSGSATAVVVATGGRTFFGSLAQRVSAQQPTVTSFQQGVNRVSWVLIRFMLVMTPIVLLINGFTKHDWLEASLFALSVAVGLTPEMLPMIVTATLAKGAVVLSRKKVIVKRLDAIQNFGAMDVLCTDKTGTLTQDKICLERHTDVWGNFSEDVLEYAYLNSFYQTGLKNLLDVAVLNHAELHQRLDVVNRYRKIDEIPFDFQRRRMSVVVSENGDHHELICKGAVEEVMAVCNRVQHGANVEPLTPDVLAQLRRVTAHLNAEGLRVVAVATRHLPPVRESYSIADESELVLVGYIAFLDPPKESTAPALKALAAAGVDVKVLTGDNDLVTAKVCREVGLPVTACVLGDDIETMSDAELARTVERANVFAKLTPAHKERLVRMLRANGHVVGFMGDGINDAPALRAADVGISVDTAVDIAKEAADLILLEKSLMVLEQGVMEGRRTFANMLKYIKMTASSNFGNVFSVLIASAFLPFLPMLPLQLLTQNLLYDLSQTTIPFDNVDAEQLTKPQQWNPSDLSRFMVFFGPISSIFDVLTFVAMWHLFGANSAEHQTLFQSGWFVEGLLSQTLIVHLIRTRRLPFIQSRAAWPLLLMTGAVMLIGIMLPLSPFAETFKMQALPLAYFPMLAAILLAYAVLTQLMKGVFARRFGWQ